From a region of the Acidobacteriota bacterium genome:
- a CDS encoding glyoxalase: MKNKVKPVPDGYSTVTPYLTIRGAAKAIDFYTQAFGAKELFRMPAPDGKVMHAEILIGNSHIMLADESPRSETKAPQTLNGSTSGIFLYVEDVDAAFHQALKAGARETQPLENQFWGDRFGKLTDPFGHRWMLASHVEDVSPAEMEERMSAAVSK, encoded by the coding sequence GTGAAAAACAAGGTAAAACCAGTTCCCGATGGCTACAGCACAGTGACTCCCTACCTCACCATTCGAGGTGCAGCGAAGGCCATCGACTTTTATACGCAGGCCTTCGGCGCTAAGGAACTCTTCCGAATGCCGGCGCCTGACGGCAAGGTCATGCACGCCGAGATCCTGATTGGCAATTCTCATATCATGCTCGCCGATGAGTCGCCCCGAAGCGAAACCAAAGCGCCGCAAACGTTGAACGGCAGCACCAGCGGCATTTTTCTGTATGTCGAGGATGTCGATGCTGCTTTTCACCAGGCGCTAAAGGCGGGTGCCAGGGAAACGCAGCCTCTTGAGAACCAGTTCTGGGGCGACCGCTTCGGCAAACTCACTGATCCATTTGGGCACAGATGGATGCTGGCGTCGCATGTCGAAGACGTCTCTCCCGCGGAGATGGAAGAACGAATGTCCGCTGCTGTTTCGAAATAG
- a CDS encoding recombination protein RecR, whose amino-acid sequence MSKFAEPMARLIEELKKLPGIGGKTAQRLAFHILRASDEDAELLAESIRQVKASLHLCSVCNNITDVDPCVYCSSATRNQRLVCVVEEPTNIAAIEKTRSYNGVYHVLHGALSPLHGIGPEHLRLTSLSTRVDRGDIDELIIATNPTVEGEATATYISRMLKNPAVKLTRIATGIPAGSDIEYADEVTMAKAIEGRREL is encoded by the coding sequence TTGTCGAAATTTGCAGAGCCGATGGCGCGGCTCATCGAGGAACTCAAGAAGCTGCCCGGTATCGGCGGCAAGACAGCGCAGCGCCTCGCCTTTCACATCCTGCGCGCTAGTGACGAAGATGCCGAGCTGCTTGCTGAATCCATCAGGCAGGTTAAGGCCAGCCTTCATCTCTGCTCGGTATGCAACAACATCACGGACGTCGATCCCTGCGTGTATTGCAGCAGTGCCACCCGCAACCAGCGCCTGGTCTGCGTTGTCGAAGAGCCTACGAACATCGCTGCCATTGAGAAAACGCGGAGCTACAACGGTGTGTATCACGTGTTGCACGGAGCCCTTTCACCGCTGCACGGCATCGGGCCAGAGCACCTCCGGCTTACCAGCCTCTCGACGCGAGTAGACCGCGGTGACATCGATGAGCTCATCATCGCCACCAATCCCACAGTCGAAGGCGAAGCTACCGCGACTTACATCTCCCGCATGCTGAAGAATCCGGCTGTAAAGCTCACGCGCATTGCCACCGGCATACCCGCTGGAAGCGATATCGAATACGCCGACGAAGTGACCATGGCCAAAGCAATCGAAGGCCGCCGCGAGTTGTAA
- a CDS encoding YbaB/EbfC family nucleoid-associated protein, whose translation MEFNPKELLAQAQRASQEIQEKMRATSVEASAGGGSVSVKMNGQKQLLSVKIDPEAVKSGDLEMLQDLITAAVNEAGRKVDSTMQSSLGGMLGNMNLPF comes from the coding sequence ATGGAATTCAACCCAAAGGAATTGTTAGCTCAGGCCCAGCGCGCTTCTCAGGAGATCCAGGAGAAAATGCGCGCCACCAGCGTTGAGGCATCCGCCGGCGGTGGGTCGGTAAGCGTCAAGATGAATGGGCAAAAGCAGCTGCTTTCAGTAAAGATCGATCCCGAGGCCGTGAAATCAGGCGACCTCGAGATGCTTCAGGATCTGATCACCGCCGCAGTGAATGAAGCGGGCCGCAAAGTGGACAGCACCATGCAATCTAGCCTCGGCGGAATGTTGGGCAACATGAATCTGCCATTCTGA